In one Pasteuria penetrans genomic region, the following are encoded:
- a CDS encoding group II intron maturase-specific domain-containing protein → MAKRGKEIRRHLRTDMELHGIEEISDPILMGWVNYYGALYPSHLRKALRSFDDNVLALIGQKEIQEAQQHAKSLNVDPVYYEKDTGKYSPIGIN, encoded by the coding sequence ATTGCCAAGCGGGGGAAAGAAATAAGGAGGCATTTGAGGACAGATATGGAACTGCATGGGATAGAGGAAATATCCGATCCAATATTGATGGGTTGGGTCAACTACTATGGCGCCCTTTATCCCTCACATCTAAGAAAAGCTCTACGCAGCTTCGATGACAATGTTTTGGCCTTGATAGGCCAAAAAGAAATACAGGAAGCTCAACAGCATGCGAAAAGCCTGAATGTGGATCCAGTATATTACGAAAAAGATACGGGAAAATATTCGCCCATTGGCATCAATTAG
- a CDS encoding GNAT family N-acetyltransferase, whose translation MGCHIETERLILRDWEYEDLEPLWKMNQDPRVREFSPVGYTGWETEDMVRWFCQHWWEYGFTSFACESKENATFIGHVGLVVCSFEAHFTPNVEIGWRLDARYWGRGYATEAARAVLAKSFTDYGLNEVVSLTVPNNMRSRRVMEKINLLHDEDGDFQHPYLPQNHPLSWHVLYRLSKGEYIHSTDQKAHGDEGGWVCWGE comes from the coding sequence ATGGGGTGCCACATCGAGACGGAACGCCTCATTCTACGGGATTGGGAGTATGAGGATTTAGAACCCCTATGGAAAATGAATCAGGATCCTAGGGTGAGAGAGTTCTCGCCTGTCGGATATACGGGATGGGAAACAGAGGACATGGTTCGGTGGTTTTGTCAGCACTGGTGGGAATATGGATTCACCAGTTTTGCTTGTGAAAGCAAGGAGAATGCAACCTTTATAGGCCATGTGGGATTGGTTGTCTGTTCTTTTGAGGCCCATTTTACCCCCAATGTGGAGATTGGGTGGCGCTTGGATGCACGGTATTGGGGTAGGGGGTATGCCACGGAGGCGGCTAGGGCGGTATTGGCGAAGTCCTTTACGGATTATGGACTGAACGAGGTAGTGTCGCTTACGGTTCCCAACAATATGCGATCGAGGAGGGTGATGGAGAAGATTAATCTCCTCCATGATGAGGATGGGGATTTTCAACATCCCTATCTACCCCAGAATCATCCGCTGAGTTGGCATGTTTTGTATCGATTATCCAAGGGTGAGTATATCCATAGTACGGATCAAAAAGCTCATGGGGATGAAGGAGGATGGGTGTGTTGGGGTGAGTGA
- a CDS encoding reverse transcriptase domain-containing protein — protein MEFERYVDDVIPRCENQVQAENLLGELQQRMAQCGLELHPTKTKIFYYKDGWKTGKYKGTSFDFLGFTFCPRQAVTRVGKRRFLGFNWDSL, from the coding sequence ATTGAGTTCGAAAGATATGTGGATGACGTGATCCCTCGTTGTGAAAATCAAGTCCAAGCCGAAAATCTTCTAGGAGAACTGCAACAGAGAATGGCTCAGTGTGGTCTGGAACTACATCCGACAAAAACCAAAATCTTTTACTACAAGGATGGCTGGAAGACAGGGAAGTACAAAGGAACTTCTTTTGACTTCCTGGGGTTTACGTTTTGCCCGCGTCAGGCTGTAACCCGTGTGGGGAAGAGAAGGTTTTTAGGATTCAATTGGGACTCTTTGTAG